The segment CTGCTGGGGGGCTCCCTTCGGTCGACCCCCAGCCACCCTGCGGAAGCAAAGTGCATCACTACCGGAATTCTGGTCTCCGGCGCGTCAGGCTGGCAGCCTGCTGCGCGCTTATGCATAACCTATAAAACTTCCGGCAATTTCGTATAGCGGTCCTGTCTGGCGACAACGCACTACTTTTAGCACGACGCGCAAATGTTCCCCTTTGCCGCTGTTGCCGGTCATCTCCAGCCGCAAAAAACTTGCTTCGACCGGCTCCAGGTGATACATGCACAAACCGCCCACGGAAATATCGCGCGTCACGCCCAAGAACGCTTCGCCATCGGGATGATATTGATCGTCGAGCGGCGT is part of the Pirellulales bacterium genome and harbors:
- a CDS encoding PilZ domain-containing protein, with translation MDKIFHDHSAVVQEKPNKLPPERVVNFIRRVIRGEKFFEGSERRSNLRYPVTMPVRATPLDDQYHPDGEAFLGVTRDISVGGLCMYHLEPVEASFLRLEMTGNSGKGEHLRVVLKVVRCRQTGPLYEIAGSFIGYA